A single Anopheles maculipalpis chromosome 3RL, idAnoMacuDA_375_x, whole genome shotgun sequence DNA region contains:
- the LOC126560552 gene encoding trypsin-1-like — MKYARTVWWLSSIRSLSWLESIQRRNASFTLRCWDHSMNYTASRCMSLYWRLVLVSLCWSVSTQDSVGCPACVCGKDSGTTLPNTLRVIGGNTSDIDQYPWMAALYYRERFTCGGSLINDRYILTAAHCVARLNAADFEVYLRRPNIVVLNVDAVHRRVARIIMNRYQEIRNNNDVALLLLTEPILPEDGLAPICLPVGGSNFHGKEAIVTGWGTTDSGELSEELQQLTVPILTNQQCRQSGYFRFQITAKMLCAGYLEGGRDSCQGDSGGPLQLAKDDSGQQQIVGVVSWGNECAQRNYPGVYARVTRFVSWIRRYSRGACWCTG; from the exons ATGAAGTATGCGAGAACAGTGTGGTGGCTTTCCTCGATACGATCCTTGTCGTGGCTTGAGTCAATTCAACGAAGAAATGCAAGCTTTACCCTACGCTGCTGGGATCATAGCATGAACTATACGGCCAG CCGTTGCATGTCGCTCTACTGGAGGCTGGTGCTAGTGTCCTTGTGTTGGTCGGTCAGTACTCAGGACAGTGTTGGATGTCCAGCTTGTG TTTGCGGCAAGGATTCCGGCACCACCTTGCCCAACACTTTGCGTGTGATCGGTGGCAACACCTCCGACATCGACCAGTACCCCTGGATGGCGGCACTCTACTACCGGGAACGATTTACCTGTGGTGGAAGTTTGATTAACGATCGCTACATCCTGACAGCGGCCCATTGCGTTGCACGGCTGAATGCGGCCGACTTCGAAGTGTACCTCCGGCGACCCAACATTGTTGTGTTGAACGTCGATGCCGTCCATCGACGCGTGGCCCGGATCATAATGAATCGGTATCAAGAGATAAGAAATAACAACGATGTAGCACTGCTACTCCTGACAGAGCCAATCCTGCCAGAGGACGGTCTTGCCCCGATCTGTCTTCCCGTCGGTGGATCAAACTTTCATGGCAAGGAAGCGATCGTTACCGGTTGGGGTACGACGGATAGTGGTGAGCTGTCTGAGGAACTGCAGCAGCTAACCGTGCCCATCCTTACCAACCAACAGTGCCGGCAGTCGGGCTACTTTCGCTTCCAGATTACGGCAAAAATGCTGTGCGCCGGATATCTGGAGGGTGGGCGTGATTCGTGCCAGGGTGATAGTGGTGGCCCACTGCAGCTGGCAAAGGATGACAGTGGCCAGCAACAGATTGTGGGCGTTGTGTCCTGGGGCAATGAATGTGCTCAGCGAAATTATCCCGGAGTGTACGCTAGAGTTACCCGGTTCGTAAGCTGGATCCGCCGGTACAGCCGAGGTGCTTGCTGGTGCACTGGGTGA
- the LOC126564536 gene encoding synaptotagmin-5, which yields MKTPIVSWFSQSGGVNPTQIAIYGSVSFLVVSLLGLLIYITCSKRYRLNWYEKNLLESAKEREAAQRNSHEGHITYPIAYNVDAVAGTSRYLNRATGSPQTRADHPPFWASQGLYRKSDSRGQLIDTSDEETTGEDSGDSACSSSRSVIAAPSGAVAIASTGKHVVLVSSSPAKPTTSMVSTVATTAGGSTTGTAKVDSQAKIDMLDSVSTCSTVSRDELGGEDARGAIHLTLSYDPAAGILNVKLVEAQDLQPQDFSGTADPYAKIRLLPDRNNMWQTRIHKKTLNPVFDEDFVFEVRSATIGRRTLEILLFDFDAYSRHVCIGGVQFPLAQVCLAERIDIWRPLLPYTEQDNKQDLGDLMVSLSYLPAAEKLTVVIIKARNLRVIDGTRNSSDPYVKVCLYNADGRRIKKRKTTVARNTTAPVYNEALTFDISREMLRDCSIEFQVLHDSLLGRNETLGRATVGSGPEFRQENRKFFDELFRTRAATAQWISLCELKLKTDAVAKKK from the exons ATGAAGACACCCATCGTTAGCTGGTTCAGCCAGTCGGGTGGCGTAAATCCCACACAGATTGCCATCTACGGTTCGGTATCGTTCCTGGTCGTATCCCTGCTAGGGTTGCTGATTTACATTACCTGCTCGAAGCGGTACCGGCTAAACTGGTACGAAAAGAATTTGCTAGAATCAGCCAAGGAGCGTGAAGCCGCCCAGCGAAACAG CCACGAGGGACACATAACCTACCCAATTGCGTACAACGTGGATGCCGTTGCCGGGACGTCACGCTATCTAAATCGAGCCACTGGTAGCCCGCAGACAAGGGCCGACCATCCGCCGTTCTGGGCGTCGCAGGGTCTTTACCGGAAAAGTGACAGCCGGGGGCAGTTGATTGACACATCGGATG AGGAGACTACCGGCGAGGACAGTGGTGATTCAGCCTGCAGCAGTAGTAGGTCAGTTATTGCGGCACCCAGTGGAGCGGTGGCCATCGCCAGCACGGGCAAACATGTAGTGCTTGTTTCGTCAAGCCCGGCCAAACCTACCACATCCATGGTGTCTACGGTGGCAACAACCGCCGGCGGCAGCACGACAGGGACAGCCAAGGTTGACAGCCAAGCCAAGATCGATATGCTAGACTCGGTCAGCACGTGCAGTACGGTTAGCCGGGACGAGCTCGGGGGGGAGGACGCCCGTGGTGCGATACATCTGACACTGAGCTACGATCCTGCAGCGGGCATCCTGAACGTAAAGCTTGTCGAG GCCCAAGACTTGCAGCCACAGGACTTTAGTGGGACGGCGGATCCGTACGCGAAGATAAGGCTACTGCCCGATCGGAACAATATGTGGCAGACGAGAATTCACAAGAAAACGCTCAACCCGG TGTTTGACGAGGACTTTGTGTTTGAGGTTCGCTCGGCCACGATCGGCCGGCGAACGCTCGAGATACTCCTGTTCGACTTTGACGCATACTCGCGCCACGTGTGCATCGGTGGCGTACAGTTTCCGCTCGCACAGGTTTGTCTCGCCGAGCGGATAGACATCTGGCGCCCCCTGCTACCGTACACCGAGCAGGACAACAAACAGGATCTAGGCGATTTAATGGTTTCGCTGTCATATCTGCCCGCAGCCGAAAAGCTCACGGTCGTCATCATCAAGGCACGCAATCTGCGCGTCATCGACGGTACGCGGAACTCTTCCGATCCGTACGTGAAGGTGTGCCTGTACAATGCGGATGGGCGGCGGATTAAGAAGCGCAAAACGACGGTGGCACGCAATACGACCGCACCCGTCTACAATGAGGCCCTGACCTTCGACATTAGTCGTGAAATGTTGCGAGACTGCTCGATCGAGTTCCAGGTGCTGCATGACAGTTTGCTGGGCAGGAACGAAACGCTCGGCCGTGCGACGGTCGGCAGTGGGCCCGAGTTCCGGCAGGAAAACCGGAAGTTCTTTGACGAGTTGTTCCGCACGCGGGCGGCTACCGCCCAGTGGATATCGTTGTGCGAGTTGAAGCTGAAGACGGACGCGGTGGCgaagaaaaagtga